One Pseudorhodoplanes sinuspersici DNA segment encodes these proteins:
- a CDS encoding CsbD family protein, which translates to MCGFERFKGMDGIIQTVHYHCNERSVACQSGEDSMMRRILFCATVAFAVMGFGAQAQSPATSPAASAKQAPAKEGFRTWSWNKVSGNWKRMKGAVKERWGRLTHNDIRESQGRRETLNGYIQSRYGIDRDAADKQIDEWLKTLK; encoded by the coding sequence ATGTGTGGTTTCGAACGTTTCAAAGGTATGGACGGTATCATTCAGACTGTTCATTATCATTGTAATGAACGCAGCGTGGCGTGTCAGAGCGGCGAGGACTCCATGATGAGGCGAATATTGTTTTGTGCGACGGTCGCATTTGCAGTGATGGGGTTCGGCGCACAGGCACAAAGTCCCGCAACCTCTCCGGCTGCGTCAGCCAAACAGGCGCCGGCCAAGGAGGGTTTCCGCACCTGGAGCTGGAACAAGGTGTCCGGCAACTGGAAACGCATGAAGGGCGCGGTTAAGGAGCGCTGGGGCAGGCTCACCCATAATGACATTCGCGAGTCGCAGGGTCGCCGCGAAACCCTGAATGGTTATATTCAGAGCCGTTACGGTATCGACCGCGACGCCGCCGACAAGCAGATCGACGAATGGCTGAAAACGCTGAAATAA
- the miaA gene encoding tRNA (adenosine(37)-N6)-dimethylallyltransferase MiaA, translating to MKQRAAILIAGPTASGKSALALALAEKLGGIVINADSMQVYRDLRVLTARPTVEEEKAVPHALFGHVDAAENYSAGRYVRDVSRILSDLPPDRLPIFAGGTGLYFRALMSGLAAIPPIDPGIRDALRQRLDAQGVEALHAELTVRDPEAADRIMPRDRSRILRALEVLQATGRPISDWHREGLVPVIDPDRTTKIFLHPNRSDLKKRIQTRFEMMLEHGALEEVRALDARHLPETLPAMKAHGVPWLRKLLRCEISREEAIEGSIMDTRRYAKRQVTWFRNQMPGWAWTSPDGGIATAEALMQT from the coding sequence ATGAAACAGCGTGCTGCCATCTTGATTGCAGGGCCGACCGCCAGCGGCAAGTCGGCGCTGGCGCTGGCGCTGGCCGAAAAGCTTGGCGGCATCGTCATCAATGCCGATTCCATGCAGGTCTACCGCGATCTGCGCGTGCTGACGGCGCGGCCGACAGTCGAGGAAGAAAAGGCGGTGCCGCATGCCCTGTTCGGGCATGTGGATGCGGCGGAGAATTATTCGGCCGGGCGGTATGTCCGCGACGTGTCGCGAATTCTCTCCGATCTCCCGCCGGACCGCTTGCCGATCTTTGCCGGTGGGACCGGACTCTATTTCAGGGCGCTGATGTCCGGTCTTGCGGCCATTCCACCGATTGATCCCGGCATCCGCGACGCGTTGCGGCAGCGCCTCGATGCGCAAGGCGTGGAAGCATTGCATGCCGAACTGACCGTCCGCGATCCTGAAGCGGCTGATCGCATCATGCCGCGCGACCGCTCGCGCATCCTGCGTGCGCTCGAAGTTCTGCAGGCGACCGGCCGTCCGATTTCGGACTGGCATCGTGAAGGATTGGTCCCGGTCATCGACCCCGATCGCACCACCAAAATCTTCCTGCATCCGAACCGCTCGGACCTGAAAAAGCGGATCCAGACGCGCTTTGAAATGATGCTGGAGCACGGGGCGCTCGAGGAGGTGCGTGCGCTCGATGCCCGTCATCTCCCGGAAACATTGCCGGCGATGAAGGCGCATGGCGTGCCGTGGCTACGCAAATTGCTGCGCTGCGAGATTTCGCGCGAGGAGGCCATCGAAGGTTCGATCATGGACACACGCCGTTATGCCAAGCGGCAGGTGACCTGGTTCCGCAACCAGATGCCGGGATGGGCCTGGACCTCCCCGGATGGGGGAATAGCAACAGCCGAAGCGTTGATGCAGACTTGA
- a CDS encoding caspase family protein, which translates to MRLFWLKLVMLAVTVLSLQSAFAQDKRVALVIGNADYRNIFKLKNPVNDATDIGAALSRMGFSVTMLNNATAEQMHDALAAFGGKAKQADYAVVFYAGHAIQAHGVNWLIPVDGSVDTLLDVANHSITLDEIVGQMAGAEQLAVVLLDAARNNPFPESKTLPRTTPQAATPKNLLIGYATGPGQKVSDGEGRDSPYTRALLRHIETPGLDVADLVKRVRDDVVKATAAKQIPFFHMSGPDEAVYLVPPR; encoded by the coding sequence ATGCGTCTTTTTTGGCTGAAGCTCGTCATGCTTGCCGTCACTGTCTTGTCGCTGCAGTCCGCATTTGCGCAGGACAAGCGTGTTGCCTTGGTGATCGGCAATGCCGACTATCGCAACATCTTCAAGCTGAAAAATCCGGTCAATGACGCAACCGATATTGGCGCTGCATTGTCCCGCATGGGATTCTCCGTCACCATGTTGAACAACGCGACGGCGGAACAGATGCACGATGCTTTGGCGGCGTTTGGCGGCAAGGCCAAACAGGCCGACTATGCCGTTGTCTTTTATGCGGGACATGCGATCCAGGCGCATGGCGTGAACTGGCTGATACCGGTCGATGGTTCCGTCGACACGCTGCTCGATGTCGCCAATCATTCCATCACGCTGGACGAGATCGTCGGTCAAATGGCTGGCGCCGAACAGCTCGCCGTTGTTCTGCTCGATGCCGCGCGCAATAACCCGTTTCCGGAATCAAAGACACTGCCGCGAACGACGCCTCAGGCCGCTACGCCGAAAAACCTGCTGATCGGATATGCGACCGGTCCCGGACAAAAGGTGTCAGATGGGGAAGGGCGCGACTCGCCTTACACGCGTGCGCTGTTGAGGCATATCGAAACGCCCGGCCTCGATGTGGCCGATCTCGTGAAACGGGTGCGTGACGACGTCGTGAAGGCGACCGCGGCGAAACAGATTCCGTTCTTTCACATGTCCGGTCCGGATGAAGCGGTTTACCTCGTTCCGCCACGCTGA
- a CDS encoding DUF433 domain-containing protein, which yields MKQSVISRDADILNGTPVFRGTRVPVQTLLDYLEGGESINDFLDGFPSVTRAQVIAFLEEAKDRAVEAAS from the coding sequence ATGAAGCAATCGGTTATCAGCCGCGACGCCGACATTCTGAACGGAACGCCTGTGTTCCGGGGAACGCGTGTGCCCGTGCAGACCCTTCTCGACTATCTTGAAGGCGGGGAATCGATCAACGATTTCCTGGACGGTTTTCCAAGCGTCACACGTGCTCAAGTCATCGCTTTCCTGGAAGAGGCGAAAGACAGGGCTGTCGAAGCCGCGTCGTGA
- the ilvN gene encoding acetolactate synthase small subunit: protein MNATIPTTSHYPAAPAAEVSSSHTLSVLVDNEPGVLARVIGLFSGRGYNIDSLTVSETEHQKHISRITIVTSGTPMVIEQIKNQLERLVPVHRVIDLTVAGPYLERELAMVKVRGKGEHRVEALRLADAFRARVIDATTESFVFEITGKSDKIDQFIELMLPLGLVEVSRTGVVAISRGPEAM from the coding sequence GTGAACGCCACCATACCCACCACGTCCCATTATCCCGCGGCGCCGGCAGCGGAGGTTTCCAGTTCGCATACCTTGTCGGTGCTGGTCGACAACGAGCCGGGCGTTCTTGCGCGGGTGATCGGGCTGTTCTCGGGCCGCGGCTACAATATCGATTCGCTAACGGTGTCGGAGACCGAGCATCAGAAGCACATCTCCCGCATCACCATCGTCACCAGCGGCACGCCGATGGTGATCGAGCAGATCAAGAACCAGCTCGAGCGTCTTGTGCCGGTTCACCGCGTGATCGATCTCACGGTGGCGGGTCCTTATCTTGAGCGCGAACTGGCAATGGTGAAAGTGCGCGGCAAGGGCGAGCACCGCGTCGAGGCGCTGCGTCTCGCCGATGCATTCCGCGCTCGCGTGATCGATGCGACCACTGAAAGCTTCGTGTTCGAGATCACCGGCAAGAGCGACAAGATCGACCAGTTCATCGAGCTGATGCTGCCGCTCGGCCTTGTCGAAGTGTCACGCACCGGCGTGGTCGCCATCAGTCGCGGCCCCGAGGCGATGTAG
- a CDS encoding sulfate ABC transporter substrate-binding protein — translation MMRLLVAMLAIAGWVTSAAAQNISLLNVSYDPTRELYADFNKAFAAKYKAETGTTVAIKASHGGSGRQARSVIDGLSADVVTLALAYDIDAIADKGLLSKDWQQKLPQNSSPYTSTIVLLVRAGNPKKIKDWDDLVRPDVKVITPNPKTSGGARWNYLAAWGYAAKKYGSEDKAKEFVKNIFKNVPVLDTGARGSTITFVERGVGDVFISWENEAFLAINELGKDKFEIVIPSVSILAEPPVAVIDKVVDKKGTRAAAEAYLNYLYSKEGQDIAGKHYYRPRDPEVAKKYENIFPKLSLLTINDDFGGWRAAQKKHFDDKGVFDEIYSQ, via the coding sequence ATGATGCGGCTTCTTGTTGCAATGCTCGCCATTGCCGGCTGGGTGACATCGGCGGCCGCCCAGAACATTTCGCTGCTCAACGTGTCGTACGATCCGACCCGCGAGCTTTATGCCGATTTCAACAAAGCTTTTGCCGCGAAATACAAGGCTGAGACCGGCACGACGGTTGCCATCAAGGCCTCGCATGGAGGTTCCGGCCGTCAGGCTCGTTCGGTCATCGATGGGCTCAGTGCCGATGTGGTCACGCTGGCGCTGGCTTACGATATCGATGCAATCGCCGATAAGGGATTGCTCTCGAAAGACTGGCAGCAGAAGCTGCCGCAAAACTCATCGCCCTATACATCGACTATCGTGCTGCTGGTGCGCGCGGGCAATCCCAAAAAGATCAAGGACTGGGACGATCTCGTGCGTCCCGATGTGAAGGTGATCACGCCGAATCCGAAAACATCGGGTGGCGCCCGCTGGAATTATCTCGCGGCCTGGGGTTATGCGGCAAAGAAATACGGCTCCGAGGATAAGGCCAAGGAGTTCGTGAAGAACATCTTCAAGAATGTGCCAGTGCTCGACACCGGTGCCCGCGGTTCGACCATCACCTTCGTCGAACGTGGCGTCGGCGACGTGTTCATCTCGTGGGAAAATGAAGCGTTCCTCGCCATCAACGAACTCGGCAAGGACAAGTTTGAAATCGTCATTCCGTCGGTATCGATTCTTGCCGAGCCGCCCGTCGCCGTCATCGACAAGGTTGTCGACAAGAAGGGAACGCGGGCTGCGGCTGAGGCCTATCTGAACTATCTTTACAGCAAGGAAGGTCAGGACATCGCCGGAAAACACTACTACCGCCCGCGCGATCCTGAAGTCGCCAAAAAATACGAGAATATATTTCCGAAGCTGAGCCTTCTCACCATCAATGACGATTTCGGCGGCTGGCGCGCGGCGCAGAAGAAGCACTTCGACGACAAGGGCGTCTTCGACGAAATCTATAGCCAATGA
- the cysT gene encoding sulfate ABC transporter permease subunit CysT — MDRRRNRRRRSVIPGFGITLGLTLTWLALIVLIPLGGLFLKTAELSPSEFWSIVTGTRALNALKISFGLSLVAAAVNLFFGALVGWALVRYEFPGKRLVDAIIDVPFALPTAVAGIALTTLFAENGWLGGLLAPFGIKVAFTPLGILIALIFIGLPFVVRTLQPVLEDLDTEIEEAAATLGASRWQTITKVIAPIVLPSLWTGFALAFARAVGEYGSVIFIAGNLPNISEIAPLLIVIRLEEFKYADATAIAVVMLLASFVILFAINRLQRWSATRTGHA; from the coding sequence TTGGATCGCCGTCGCAACCGGCGCCGCCGGAGCGTGATACCTGGTTTTGGCATCACGCTCGGACTGACGCTGACCTGGCTCGCCTTGATCGTGCTCATTCCGCTCGGTGGTCTGTTTCTCAAGACCGCTGAGTTATCGCCTTCGGAATTCTGGTCGATCGTGACCGGAACGCGCGCGCTCAATGCCTTGAAGATCAGTTTCGGACTATCGCTGGTTGCAGCGGCCGTGAACCTGTTTTTTGGCGCGTTGGTGGGATGGGCCCTGGTGCGTTATGAATTCCCCGGCAAGCGTCTGGTCGATGCGATCATCGATGTTCCTTTTGCATTGCCGACTGCGGTTGCCGGCATCGCGCTGACCACGCTGTTCGCGGAAAATGGCTGGCTCGGTGGATTGTTGGCGCCGTTCGGCATCAAGGTTGCGTTCACGCCGCTTGGCATTCTGATTGCGTTGATCTTTATCGGCTTGCCGTTCGTGGTGCGCACGCTGCAGCCGGTGCTGGAAGATCTCGATACGGAAATCGAGGAAGCCGCGGCGACGCTGGGCGCCAGCCGCTGGCAGACGATTACGAAGGTCATCGCGCCAATCGTCCTGCCGAGCTTGTGGACCGGTTTTGCACTCGCCTTCGCGCGCGCTGTCGGGGAATATGGCTCGGTGATCTTCATTGCCGGCAATCTGCCGAATATCTCCGAGATCGCGCCGCTGTTGATCGTGATCCGGCTTGAGGAGTTCAAATATGCCGACGCCACGGCCATTGCGGTGGTGATGCTGCTGGCCTCCTTCGTCATTCTGTTCGCCATCAACCGCCTGCAACGGTGGTCGGCGACGCGCACCGGCCACGCGTGA
- a CDS encoding acetolactate synthase 3 large subunit, with protein sequence MSKEMTGAEMVIEALADQGVTHIFGYPGGAVLPIYDAIFQQERVKHVLVRHEQGAVHMAEGYARSTGKVGCVLVTSGPGATNAVTGLTDALMDSIPIVCITGQVPTHLIGNDAFQECDTVGITRPCTKHNYLVKRIEDLPRVLHEAFYVAASGRPGPVVIDIPKDIQFAKGTYSGPQNIKHKTYTPKIKGDLDKIKAAVELMASAKKPLFYTGGGVINSGKEASHLLRELVKLTGFPITSTLMGLGAYPAADPQWLGMLGMHGTYEANWAMHDCDVMICVGARFDDRITGRLDAFAPNSRKIHIDIDPSSINKTVKVDIPIIGDCAHVLEDMTRLWRSSSFQPDKKAMAEWWKQIDKWRARKSLSYRPSKDIIKPQYAIERLFELTKDKDTYITTEVGQHQMWAAQFYRFQEPNRWMTSGGLGTMGYGLPAAVGVQMAHPKSLVIDIAGEASVQMTMQEISTAVQYRLPIKVFILNNQYMGMVRQWQELLHGNRYSESYSEALPDFVKLAEAMHAHGIRCQKPGDLDDAIKEMIDIDKPVIFDCVVDQKENCFPMIPSGRAHNEMILSDAAESLEDAITEEGKMLV encoded by the coding sequence ATGAGCAAGGAAATGACCGGCGCCGAAATGGTGATCGAGGCGCTCGCCGATCAGGGTGTGACCCACATTTTCGGCTATCCCGGCGGCGCGGTGCTGCCGATCTACGACGCCATCTTCCAGCAGGAGCGGGTCAAGCATGTGCTCGTGCGCCATGAGCAGGGCGCAGTCCATATGGCGGAAGGCTATGCCCGCTCGACCGGCAAGGTCGGCTGCGTGCTGGTGACGTCCGGTCCCGGCGCGACCAATGCGGTGACCGGCCTGACTGACGCGCTGATGGATTCGATCCCGATCGTCTGCATCACCGGCCAGGTTCCGACGCATCTGATCGGCAATGACGCTTTCCAGGAATGCGATACCGTCGGCATCACGCGGCCCTGCACCAAGCACAACTATCTGGTGAAGCGGATCGAGGACCTGCCGCGCGTGCTGCACGAGGCGTTCTATGTCGCCGCCAGCGGCCGGCCGGGTCCGGTGGTGATCGACATCCCGAAGGATATTCAATTCGCCAAGGGCACCTATTCAGGCCCGCAGAATATCAAGCACAAGACCTACACGCCGAAGATCAAGGGCGACCTCGACAAGATCAAGGCGGCGGTCGAACTGATGGCGAGCGCGAAGAAGCCGCTGTTCTATACCGGCGGCGGCGTCATCAATTCCGGCAAGGAAGCGAGTCATCTCTTGCGCGAACTGGTCAAGCTGACCGGTTTCCCGATCACCTCGACGCTGATGGGGCTTGGCGCTTATCCGGCGGCTGATCCGCAATGGCTCGGTATGCTCGGCATGCACGGCACCTACGAAGCCAACTGGGCGATGCACGATTGCGACGTGATGATCTGCGTCGGTGCGCGGTTCGACGACCGTATCACCGGGCGGCTCGATGCGTTCGCGCCGAACTCACGCAAGATCCATATCGATATCGATCCGTCCTCGATCAACAAGACGGTGAAGGTCGATATTCCGATCATCGGTGATTGCGCGCATGTGCTCGAAGACATGACGCGGCTGTGGCGTTCGTCTTCGTTCCAGCCGGACAAGAAGGCGATGGCCGAATGGTGGAAACAGATCGACAAATGGCGCGCGCGCAAGTCGCTCAGCTATCGTCCGTCGAAGGACATCATCAAGCCGCAATATGCGATCGAGCGGTTGTTCGAGCTGACCAAGGACAAGGACACCTACATCACCACCGAAGTCGGCCAGCATCAGATGTGGGCGGCGCAGTTCTATCGTTTCCAGGAGCCGAACCGTTGGATGACCTCGGGCGGCCTCGGCACGATGGGCTATGGCCTGCCGGCGGCGGTCGGCGTGCAGATGGCGCATCCGAAATCGCTGGTCATCGATATTGCCGGTGAAGCCTCGGTGCAGATGACCATGCAGGAAATCTCGACGGCGGTTCAGTACCGGCTGCCGATCAAGGTGTTCATCCTGAACAACCAGTATATGGGCATGGTGCGCCAGTGGCAGGAATTGCTGCATGGCAACCGCTATTCGGAAAGCTATTCGGAGGCGCTGCCGGACTTCGTGAAGCTCGCGGAAGCGATGCATGCGCATGGTATCCGCTGCCAGAAGCCGGGCGATCTCGACGATGCGATCAAGGAGATGATCGATATCGACAAACCGGTGATCTTCGATTGCGTGGTCGATCAGAAGGAAAATTGTTTCCCGATGATCCCGTCCGGCCGCGCGCATAATGAGATGATCCTCAGCGATGCCGCGGAGAGCCTCGAGGATGCGATCACCGAAGAAGGCAAGATGCTGGTTTGA
- a CDS encoding RrF2 family transcriptional regulator: protein MLSRRAKYALRAMIYLAGHRGAAPVSVRDIAQDLKIPRPFLEQIFSELKRSNLLVSTRGNQGGFLLSRTPKDINLAEIIRHIDGPLALAPCASQTAFRQCPDCVDLHICTLRPALIAARDATAKILEKTTLAQAAAEKSPRKGSG, encoded by the coding sequence ATGCTTTCCCGCCGCGCCAAATATGCTCTTCGAGCAATGATCTATCTTGCCGGCCATAGAGGCGCGGCGCCGGTATCTGTTCGCGACATCGCGCAGGACCTGAAAATTCCGCGCCCTTTTCTTGAGCAGATTTTCTCCGAACTAAAGCGATCGAACCTTCTGGTATCCACACGCGGGAACCAGGGCGGTTTCCTGTTGAGCCGTACGCCCAAGGACATCAATTTGGCCGAAATCATCCGCCACATTGACGGGCCGCTGGCGCTCGCGCCCTGCGCGAGCCAGACGGCGTTCCGACAATGCCCGGACTGCGTCGATTTGCACATCTGCACCCTGCGGCCGGCGCTGATCGCAGCTCGTGATGCGACGGCGAAAATCCTAGAAAAAACAACGCTCGCGCAGGCCGCCGCAGAAAAATCGCCTCGAAAAGGCTCCGGATAA
- a CDS encoding LysE family translocator yields the protein MGMPFDLFLALLAFAAATAFTPGPNNIMVTASGVNFGFTRTLPHMFGITLGFVVLLMGCAAGLGAIFAAYPPLQIVLKIVGAAYMLWLAWKIATAKPAADNDRHISQPISFWQAALFQWVNPKAVVIALSAIALYVRPERWLSDLALLLVVFAVATILAVVTWTGFGVALRRLLTDPNYARVFNLAMAALLVVSIVPMVV from the coding sequence ATGGGCATGCCGTTCGACCTGTTTCTGGCGCTTCTTGCGTTTGCGGCGGCAACGGCATTCACACCGGGCCCGAACAACATCATGGTGACCGCGTCCGGGGTGAATTTCGGGTTCACTCGGACGCTGCCGCATATGTTCGGCATCACGCTGGGCTTCGTCGTCTTGCTGATGGGTTGTGCAGCAGGACTGGGCGCGATCTTCGCCGCCTATCCGCCATTGCAGATCGTGCTGAAGATCGTGGGTGCGGCCTATATGCTTTGGCTCGCATGGAAGATCGCGACCGCAAAGCCCGCGGCCGACAATGACCGGCATATTTCTCAGCCGATTTCCTTCTGGCAGGCAGCGCTGTTCCAGTGGGTCAACCCCAAAGCCGTCGTGATCGCCCTGAGCGCGATCGCGCTCTATGTGAGGCCGGAACGGTGGTTGTCCGATCTTGCTTTGCTGCTGGTGGTGTTCGCGGTCGCGACAATTCTCGCCGTGGTGACCTGGACCGGCTTCGGCGTGGCTTTGCGCCGGCTGCTCACCGACCCGAACTATGCACGCGTCTTCAATCTCGCGATGGCGGCGCTTCTGGTTGTCAGCATCGTGCCGATGGTGGTTTAA
- a CDS encoding TonB-dependent receptor, with product MQQRRSKRPVSVIGGVRRTQIDQSNFDIVTGQQLSGSSASAVTPSIAGLIKITPWLALYGNYIEALERGGVAPPGTVNVGQTFPALVSKQHEFGAKFDFQILGATFAYYNINKANQYIDTATNIFTQDGRQENRGYEVTIFGEPIKGIRFVAGASFIDAVQLQTDSGEFDGKKVTSVPDSEYRLAAEVDLPFVPGFTVTGAIYHTGPAPYNNANTFDVPSWTRFDLGARYVYYVDQVKMTARFNVESLTNEAYWIAGYGSGGLAQSGARRYVASLTASF from the coding sequence TTGCAACAGCGCAGGAGCAAGCGCCCCGTCAGCGTGATCGGCGGCGTGCGGCGTACGCAGATCGATCAGAGCAATTTCGATATCGTGACCGGCCAGCAGTTGAGCGGCTCGTCCGCGAGTGCGGTCACGCCGTCGATTGCCGGGCTGATCAAGATCACGCCGTGGCTGGCGCTCTACGGCAATTATATCGAGGCGCTGGAGCGCGGCGGCGTCGCGCCGCCGGGGACCGTTAATGTGGGGCAGACTTTTCCGGCGCTCGTGAGCAAGCAACACGAATTCGGAGCGAAGTTCGACTTTCAAATCCTCGGAGCGACCTTCGCTTATTACAACATCAATAAAGCCAACCAATATATCGATACGGCGACGAATATCTTCACGCAGGATGGCCGGCAGGAAAATCGGGGCTACGAGGTCACGATCTTCGGCGAGCCGATCAAGGGTATTCGTTTTGTCGCGGGAGCATCCTTCATCGATGCCGTGCAGCTCCAGACGGATTCGGGCGAGTTCGATGGCAAGAAGGTCACTTCGGTTCCGGACAGCGAATATCGGCTCGCCGCCGAAGTCGACCTCCCGTTCGTTCCCGGCTTCACCGTGACCGGGGCGATCTATCACACCGGACCGGCGCCGTATAACAATGCGAACACGTTCGATGTTCCGTCCTGGACCCGCTTTGATCTCGGCGCCCGCTATGTCTATTATGTGGACCAGGTGAAAATGACGGCGCGCTTCAACGTCGAGAGCCTGACCAATGAGGCCTACTGGATCGCCGGATACGGCAGCGGCGGCCTCGCTCAGTCCGGAGCCCGGCGCTACGTGGCCTCATTGACCGCCTCGTTCTGA
- a CDS encoding DUF5615 family PIN-like protein: protein MRILLDECIDWRLTRELSGHDVRTVHTMGWAGIKNGELLSLAANRFDVFITLDSNLPYQQTIGRLQIAVALLRPKTSRLSDIRSLIPELLDALPLMTPGNIKQIGR, encoded by the coding sequence GTGAGGATTTTGCTGGACGAGTGCATCGACTGGCGCCTCACACGCGAACTGTCCGGGCACGACGTCCGCACCGTTCACACGATGGGCTGGGCTGGCATCAAAAACGGCGAACTGCTCTCGCTGGCGGCAAACCGTTTCGACGTTTTCATTACATTGGACAGCAATCTTCCATATCAGCAGACGATTGGCCGCCTTCAGATCGCGGTGGCGCTCCTGAGACCCAAAACCAGTAGATTATCTGACATCCGCTCACTGATACCGGAATTGCTCGATGCCCTCCCGCTCATGACCCCAGGAAACATCAAGCAGATTGGTCGCTAG
- a CDS encoding RMD1 family protein, whose protein sequence is MNSIETNTQPASTTTAAPRRRLTAHALILGERIDTLGLERSDVISTVPLAFRVGNGFAVLFRYGVAVLVGLSPIEEDETIRGLGPRIIGSFDRMEDESATIEIAPDQDDQIEPSGLIKVKDLSPERLVVIADALAKNVALAHDEREVSRVFDVIDPLAARLAQQGRTPGRRGEMLKLIGQALLVRHRMSGRVEVEEKPDVLWDRWDLERLHARLADEYELKERAGMLSRKIEVVGETARALTDLIDAARATRLEVAIVLLIVVEVLFTLYEFVKQIKLFG, encoded by the coding sequence ATGAATTCAATCGAAACCAATACACAGCCGGCTTCCACAACGACTGCGGCACCGCGGCGCCGCCTGACGGCGCATGCGCTCATTCTCGGCGAGCGCATCGATACGCTGGGGCTGGAGCGCAGCGACGTCATCAGCACGGTGCCGCTCGCCTTCCGTGTCGGCAATGGCTTCGCGGTGCTGTTCCGCTACGGCGTTGCCGTCCTCGTCGGCTTGTCGCCGATCGAAGAGGACGAGACCATTCGCGGTCTGGGGCCGCGGATCATCGGCTCCTTCGATCGCATGGAAGACGAAAGCGCGACCATCGAGATCGCGCCCGATCAGGACGACCAGATTGAGCCGAGCGGTCTCATCAAGGTCAAGGATCTGTCGCCGGAACGGCTTGTGGTCATCGCCGATGCGCTCGCCAAGAATGTCGCGCTCGCGCATGACGAACGCGAAGTGAGCCGCGTCTTCGATGTGATCGATCCGCTGGCCGCGCGGCTTGCGCAACAAGGACGCACACCCGGACGGCGCGGCGAGATGCTGAAGCTGATCGGCCAGGCCTTGCTGGTTCGCCATCGCATGAGCGGCCGCGTCGAAGTCGAGGAAAAGCCGGACGTGTTGTGGGATCGCTGGGATCTGGAGCGTCTGCACGCACGCCTTGCCGACGAATACGAACTGAAGGAACGCGCCGGCATGCTGTCGCGCAAGATCGAGGTGGTCGGCGAAACCGCGCGCGCCCTCACCGATCTGATCGACGCCGCCCGCGCGACGCGGCTTGAAGTGGCGATTGTCTTGTTGATCGTGGTCGAGGTGCTGTTCACGCTGTACGAATTCGTCAAGCAGATCAAATTGTTCGGCTGA
- the serB gene encoding phosphoserine phosphatase SerB → MTHVATLIAYPNGLGEDALIRARAALPRAGDPQWLDPGIAADIAFTPDEGIDQRAVTDELRETLSGKTIDIVVQPMAHRRKLLLVADMDSTMIGQECIDELADLVGLKALVSGITERAMRGEIAFEPALRERVALLKGLPVTVVDEVIENRITLMPGAKLLVNTMRKHGAHACLVSGGFSLFTQVVGDMIGFDENHANTLLVEHGKLTGFVEEPVLGREAKLDTLLELARHLQLPLQRTLAVGDGANDLGMIERAGLGVAYHAKPAVAAAADARIDHGDLTALLYLQGYKREEFVEEWITEP, encoded by the coding sequence ATGACCCACGTCGCCACTCTGATCGCCTATCCCAACGGCCTTGGCGAGGACGCGCTGATCCGCGCCCGGGCGGCGCTGCCGCGTGCCGGCGACCCGCAATGGCTCGATCCCGGCATCGCTGCCGACATTGCCTTTACCCCGGATGAGGGCATTGACCAACGGGCGGTCACCGACGAATTGCGCGAAACCCTGTCCGGCAAGACGATCGATATCGTGGTGCAGCCGATGGCGCATCGGCGCAAGCTGCTGCTCGTCGCCGACATGGATTCCACCATGATCGGCCAGGAATGCATCGACGAACTGGCCGATCTGGTCGGCCTCAAGGCGCTGGTATCCGGCATCACCGAGCGGGCCATGCGCGGCGAGATCGCCTTCGAACCGGCCTTGCGCGAACGCGTGGCTTTATTGAAGGGCCTGCCGGTCACCGTGGTCGATGAGGTGATCGAGAACCGCATCACGCTGATGCCGGGCGCGAAACTGCTGGTGAACACCATGCGCAAGCATGGCGCCCATGCCTGCCTCGTCTCCGGCGGCTTTTCGCTGTTCACGCAAGTGGTCGGCGACATGATCGGTTTCGACGAGAACCATGCCAACACATTGCTGGTCGAGCACGGCAAGCTGACCGGCTTTGTCGAAGAACCGGTGCTTGGCCGCGAGGCCAAGCTCGACACGCTGCTCGAACTGGCGCGCCATCTGCAATTGCCGCTGCAGAGAACATTGGCCGTCGGCGATGGCGCCAACGATCTGGGCATGATCGAACGCGCCGGTCTCGGCGTTGCCTATCACGCCAAGCCCGCGGTCGCCGCCGCCGCCGATGCGCGCATCGATCACGGCGATCTGACGGCGCTGCTGTATCTGCAGGGTTATAAGCGGGAAGAGTTTGTGGAGGAATGGATCACAGAACCATAA